From a single Pseudomonas cremoricolorata genomic region:
- a CDS encoding capsule biosynthesis protein produces MAGLDSTLVQLVGLETPSQLKASRAGRPPAGRPRKTFLLLQGVSSPFFMTLAKALRSAGQVVHSISYNVGDRLYSAGSQHTCRCPLDELEGYYAERFAQLQVTDIVLFGDCRPVHRPAIALARRLGLGVHVFEEGYFRPYWITLERDGVNSNSGLPRDPQWYREVGKHVPRYDNGKAFKLSFMARASHDVMYHVGGALNPVCYPKYRTHAPFSAATEYAGFIRQGARLLRSRQRDNALVAQVAEERQPTFLLPLQLDSDAQIRDHSRFANMREVIAHVIASFAAHAPSDARLLVKNHPLTPGLLNYRQITAQLAREHDVAERVEFMESGYMPTLLSHIQGLITVNSTAGASALFHGRPTIALAEPIYAMPGLTQQSSLDEFWVDPQAPDMTLFKRFRNTVIHTTQVNGGFYTRSGMDLAAANCLDVLLAPTSRIEQYL; encoded by the coding sequence ATGGCAGGACTTGATTCGACGCTTGTGCAACTGGTTGGGCTTGAAACGCCCAGCCAGTTGAAGGCAAGCCGGGCGGGTCGACCTCCGGCAGGTCGACCACGCAAGACATTCCTGCTGCTGCAGGGTGTCAGTTCACCGTTCTTCATGACCCTCGCCAAGGCGCTGCGCAGCGCCGGGCAGGTGGTCCACAGCATCAGCTACAACGTCGGCGACAGGCTTTACAGCGCAGGCTCGCAACATACCTGCCGCTGCCCGCTGGACGAACTGGAGGGCTACTACGCCGAGCGCTTCGCGCAGCTGCAGGTGACCGACATCGTGCTGTTCGGCGACTGCCGCCCGGTGCATCGCCCGGCCATCGCACTGGCACGACGCCTGGGCCTGGGCGTGCATGTGTTCGAAGAGGGGTACTTCCGCCCGTACTGGATCACCCTGGAGCGCGATGGGGTCAACAGCAACTCGGGGCTGCCGCGTGACCCGCAGTGGTATCGCGAAGTCGGCAAGCATGTGCCGCGCTATGACAACGGCAAGGCGTTCAAGCTGTCGTTCATGGCCCGCGCCAGCCACGACGTGATGTACCACGTCGGCGGCGCACTGAACCCTGTGTGCTACCCCAAATATCGCACCCATGCGCCGTTCAGCGCGGCCACCGAATATGCGGGCTTCATTCGCCAGGGTGCGCGCCTGCTGCGCTCGCGCCAGCGCGATAACGCCTTGGTGGCGCAGGTCGCCGAAGAACGCCAGCCGACCTTCCTCCTGCCCTTGCAGCTCGACAGCGACGCACAGATTCGCGACCACTCGCGCTTCGCCAACATGCGCGAAGTGATCGCCCATGTCATTGCCTCGTTCGCCGCCCATGCGCCGAGCGATGCCCGTCTGCTGGTGAAGAATCACCCGCTCACCCCGGGCCTGCTGAACTACCGCCAGATCACCGCGCAACTGGCCCGCGAGCACGATGTCGCCGAGCGCGTCGAATTCATGGAAAGCGGCTACATGCCGACGCTGCTTTCGCACATTCAGGGGCTGATCACCGTCAACAGCACCGCCGGAGCCTCGGCACTGTTCCATGGCCGCCCGACCATCGCCCTGGCCGAGCCGATCTATGCCATGCCGGGGCTAACCCAGCAAAGCAGCCTGGATGAGTTCTGGGTCGACCCGCAGGCGCCGGACATGACGTTGTTCAAGCGCTTTCGCAACACCGTGATCCACACCACTCAAGTCAACGGCGGCTTCTATACCCGCAGCGGCATGGACCTGGCAGCGGCCAACTGCCTGGACGTGCTGCTGGCCCCGACCAGTCGAATCGAACAGTACCTATGA
- a CDS encoding SDR family NAD(P)-dependent oxidoreductase, translating into MSSLASPRCILITGATGGIGGALAPEYAAPGVTLILQGRREDRLQQLAEQCRALGARVLLEALDVRDLDALRSMVRRVSEAERPDLILVGAGLNTAVGSDGSAERWDDSRALLEVNVLAAIATVEAALPAMRARGDGQIALFSSLAGWRGLPVTPTYSASKAAIRVYGEAIRDWLAAEGVKINVILPGYVESKMCFEMPGPKPFLWTADKAARRIRRGLAADKARISFPFPLNLGTWLLGVIPQRLSSMILRGLKYSD; encoded by the coding sequence ATGAGCTCACTTGCCTCCCCTCGCTGCATCCTCATCACTGGCGCCACAGGCGGTATCGGCGGCGCCCTGGCGCCCGAGTATGCCGCGCCGGGTGTCACCTTGATTCTCCAGGGCCGCCGCGAAGATCGCCTGCAACAGTTGGCCGAACAGTGCCGCGCACTGGGTGCCCGGGTGCTGCTAGAAGCCCTCGATGTGCGTGACCTGGACGCCCTGCGCAGCATGGTGCGACGGGTCAGCGAGGCCGAACGGCCCGACCTGATTCTGGTCGGCGCCGGGCTCAACACCGCAGTGGGCAGCGACGGTTCGGCCGAACGCTGGGACGACAGCCGCGCGCTGCTGGAGGTCAACGTGCTGGCTGCCATCGCCACCGTGGAAGCCGCACTGCCGGCCATGCGTGCCCGGGGCGACGGGCAGATCGCCCTGTTCAGCTCCCTGGCTGGCTGGCGCGGCCTGCCGGTGACGCCGACCTACAGCGCCAGCAAGGCGGCGATTCGCGTGTACGGCGAGGCCATCCGCGACTGGCTGGCGGCCGAGGGGGTGAAGATCAACGTCATCCTGCCGGGCTATGTGGAATCGAAAATGTGCTTCGAGATGCCTGGCCCCAAGCCCTTCCTGTGGACCGCCGACAAGGCGGCCCGGCGCATCCGCCGGGGCCTGGCGGCCGATAAGGCGCGTATCAGTTTTCCGTTTCCGCTGAACCTGGGCACCTGGCTGCTGGGGGTCATTCCGCAGCGGCTCTCTTCGATGATTCTGCGTGGGCTCAAGTACAGTGATTGA
- a CDS encoding sulfatase-like hydrolase/transferase, translated as MLTVALAGLALTVLVERFLQPRPALHRPLSCWALHAGVWCVGLGLLYALTGRALFSGVNLLLVWLLIVLVSNSKYHSLREPFVCADFEYFSDAVKFPRLYLPFFGYAKAAGLALGFVIYLWAGLSFEAPGSRWAALLPGLLGLGLLRLGHRHQVPSFDAEADVRRWGLAASLWRYFWAARQPVDRAALGSPFAPPAPAAAPAAALPDIVSIQSESFFDVRSLWPGVRGEVLGEYDRLVGQSLAHGKLQVAAWGANTVRTEFAYLTGIEAEHLGVHRFNPYRVLARQGLPSIAARLKAQGYRTVCIHPYAGSFYGRDKVLPALGFDEFIDVSSFFEAQKAGPFIGDCAVAEKIRGLLNAQGRQQPLFIHAITMENHGPLHLESVTDSELPAWFDRPLQPGMQDLAAYLRHIANADRMLGMLRETLQVHGREALLCFFGDHVPILPQVYQAVGAPAGDTDYLIWSNRRQPGSQAQPLRVEALSSALLDQASGTPRAASQSNAAGVV; from the coding sequence TTGCTGACCGTTGCGCTGGCAGGCCTGGCGCTGACCGTGCTGGTCGAACGTTTTCTGCAGCCGCGTCCGGCGCTGCATCGCCCGCTGAGCTGCTGGGCGCTGCATGCCGGCGTGTGGTGCGTGGGCCTGGGGCTGCTGTATGCCCTCACCGGGCGGGCGCTGTTCAGCGGCGTCAACCTGCTGCTGGTGTGGCTGCTGATCGTGCTGGTGAGCAACTCTAAGTACCACTCGCTGCGCGAACCGTTCGTCTGCGCCGATTTCGAGTATTTCAGCGATGCAGTGAAGTTTCCCCGCCTGTATCTGCCCTTCTTCGGTTACGCCAAGGCCGCTGGCCTGGCCTTGGGCTTTGTAATCTATCTGTGGGCGGGCCTGAGTTTCGAAGCGCCGGGTTCACGTTGGGCAGCGCTGCTGCCGGGACTGCTTGGGCTGGGTCTGCTGCGCCTGGGCCATCGCCATCAAGTGCCAAGCTTCGATGCCGAGGCCGACGTACGCCGCTGGGGCCTGGCGGCCAGCCTGTGGCGTTATTTCTGGGCCGCACGCCAACCGGTCGATCGCGCGGCACTCGGGTCGCCGTTCGCACCACCCGCGCCCGCTGCAGCCCCAGCCGCTGCGTTGCCCGATATCGTCTCGATCCAGAGTGAATCGTTCTTCGATGTGCGTAGCCTGTGGCCAGGCGTGCGCGGCGAAGTGCTCGGCGAGTACGACCGGTTGGTAGGGCAATCGTTGGCCCACGGCAAGCTGCAAGTCGCGGCCTGGGGCGCCAACACTGTCCGCACCGAATTTGCTTACCTGACCGGCATCGAGGCCGAGCACCTGGGCGTGCACCGCTTCAACCCCTATCGCGTGCTGGCCCGCCAGGGTTTGCCGAGCATCGCCGCCCGGCTCAAGGCGCAGGGTTATCGCACCGTGTGCATCCACCCCTATGCCGGCAGCTTCTACGGCCGCGACAAGGTGTTGCCGGCCCTGGGCTTCGATGAGTTCATCGACGTCAGCAGCTTCTTCGAAGCGCAGAAGGCCGGCCCGTTCATCGGTGATTGCGCCGTGGCGGAAAAAATCCGTGGCCTGCTCAACGCCCAGGGCCGGCAACAGCCGCTGTTCATCCATGCCATCACCATGGAGAACCACGGCCCGCTGCACCTGGAAAGCGTCACCGACAGTGAACTACCCGCCTGGTTCGACCGCCCGCTGCAGCCCGGCATGCAAGACCTGGCCGCGTACCTGCGGCACATCGCCAATGCCGATCGCATGCTCGGCATGCTGCGCGAAACCCTGCAGGTGCATGGGCGTGAAGCCCTGCTGTGCTTCTTCGGCGATCACGTACCGATTCTGCCGCAGGTGTATCAGGCGGTCGGTGCGCCAGCCGGCGACACCGACTACCTGATCTGGTCGAACCGTCGTCAACCGGGCAGTCAGGCACAGCCATTACGGGTCGAGGCGCTGTCCAGCGCCCTGCTCGATCAGGCCAGCGGCACACCGCGTGCAGCCAGCCAGTCGAACGCGGCCGGTGTGGTCTGA
- a CDS encoding GNAT family N-acetyltransferase has protein sequence MLRIVPGSTLTATQTADPSLQRLITQGRGSLARLLGDSACRYRLLGSDLHWDRVLIAFDGERALGFASFRYARRGPFALNWQPFRREFGVLGGCWRFAGFCLSEWREWHYPFLLYGLRVVKAARNRGVGSALVQACLAQALSLGATAVDLEVPLHNVRAQQLYRKHGFVARRRRWLTPLLGMRCALVASRRTSQRAAP, from the coding sequence ATGCTGCGCATCGTCCCAGGCTCGACCCTGACTGCGACGCAGACCGCCGACCCGAGCTTGCAGCGCCTGATTACCCAAGGCCGTGGCTCGTTGGCCAGGCTGCTGGGCGACAGCGCCTGTCGCTACCGCCTGCTGGGCAGCGACCTGCACTGGGACCGTGTGCTGATCGCCTTCGACGGCGAGCGTGCGCTGGGCTTCGCCTCGTTTCGCTATGCTCGCCGCGGCCCTTTCGCGCTCAACTGGCAGCCGTTTCGCCGCGAGTTCGGTGTGCTGGGCGGGTGCTGGCGATTCGCCGGTTTCTGCCTGAGCGAGTGGCGTGAGTGGCATTACCCGTTCCTGCTCTACGGCCTGCGCGTGGTCAAGGCGGCGCGCAACCGCGGTGTGGGCTCGGCACTGGTGCAGGCGTGTCTGGCCCAGGCGCTGAGCCTGGGTGCTACAGCGGTCGACCTCGAGGTGCCGCTGCACAACGTCCGCGCTCAGCAGCTGTACCGCAAGCACGGCTTCGTCGCGCGCCGGCGCCGCTGGCTGACGCCGCTGCTGGGCATGCGTTGTGCACTTGTGGCCAGCCGCCGCACCTCGCAGAGGGCCGCACCATGA
- a CDS encoding capsular polysaccharide biosynthesis protein: MSGPLTPLVEGPGWIGIMSQWVAFKIFHLPQFLGPEGPPYWLWRRGSRPPKGLKAIAGIGYKTSSAQARVLCQRWNLPYIALEDGFLRSSSLGVEGDTPMSLVIDPVGIHYLADRPSLLENILQAPEQLSAAELDSADALIALMRRSGIGKYNNARDLPEDDPLGRERPLVLVVDQTAGDFSIPGGGLCEADFVRMLDVALAENPDADVRVRIHPDCVGGHKPSCLLAAALERGVALEAREVSWASLARRAKRVYIGTSQAGLEALIQGVPVTCFGLPFYAGWGLTDDRMAIARRQARPDLRQLVAAAYVRYCRYVDPLTGQLSDALTVADLLARKKACDSQFAGVTTVLGVKRHKQHNIRRFFTSRWGQLRFAEDSPQLLSQVAAEHGRLLVWAAREPEDLQRRAERAGVEVWRIEDGFLRSSGLGANNRPARSLVLDRSGIHYDASRPSDLEQILQHSPFSPAELAEAARLRETAVALGASKFNLRQGPLGQVKSAPGQQRVLVPGQVEDDASVLRSAGEIRSNLHLLRAVRAALPDAWIVYKPHPDVEAGKRRGRVADAELAGLADQVLRGVDIVALYGQVDAVHTLSSTAGFEALLRGVPVVTYGTPFYAGWGLTEDHQPLPRRSRRLTLDQLVAGALLRYARYADVQHALPCDAWHALACLASPRPARLREHGRVAPLLNYTWTMLGHRRPLAPAKD; the protein is encoded by the coding sequence ATGAGTGGACCATTGACCCCACTGGTCGAAGGGCCGGGCTGGATCGGCATCATGTCGCAGTGGGTGGCCTTCAAGATTTTCCACCTGCCGCAGTTCCTCGGCCCGGAAGGCCCACCGTACTGGCTGTGGCGTCGCGGCAGCCGGCCGCCAAAAGGGCTCAAGGCCATCGCTGGCATCGGCTACAAGACGTCCTCGGCCCAGGCGCGGGTGCTGTGCCAGCGCTGGAACCTGCCGTACATCGCGCTGGAAGATGGCTTTCTGCGTTCCTCGTCACTGGGCGTGGAAGGCGATACACCCATGTCGCTGGTGATCGACCCGGTGGGCATCCACTACCTGGCCGACCGCCCTTCCCTGCTGGAAAATATTCTGCAAGCGCCCGAACAGTTGAGCGCCGCCGAACTCGACAGCGCCGACGCGCTGATCGCGCTGATGCGCCGCAGCGGCATCGGCAAGTACAACAACGCCCGCGACCTGCCCGAGGATGACCCGCTGGGTCGCGAGCGGCCGCTGGTGCTGGTGGTGGACCAGACTGCCGGGGACTTTTCCATCCCCGGTGGCGGCCTGTGCGAGGCCGATTTCGTGCGCATGCTCGATGTCGCCCTGGCCGAGAACCCCGATGCCGATGTGCGCGTGCGTATTCATCCCGACTGTGTCGGCGGGCACAAGCCCAGCTGTCTGCTGGCCGCTGCGCTCGAACGCGGCGTGGCGCTGGAGGCGCGCGAGGTGTCGTGGGCATCGCTGGCACGGCGCGCGAAGCGGGTCTACATCGGCACCAGCCAGGCCGGGCTTGAAGCCTTGATTCAAGGCGTGCCGGTAACCTGCTTCGGTTTGCCGTTCTACGCCGGCTGGGGCCTGACCGATGACCGCATGGCGATTGCCCGGCGTCAGGCACGGCCCGACCTGCGCCAACTGGTGGCGGCTGCCTATGTGCGCTACTGCCGCTATGTCGACCCACTGACCGGTCAGCTCAGTGACGCCCTGACCGTGGCCGATCTGCTCGCGCGCAAGAAAGCCTGCGACAGCCAGTTCGCCGGCGTCACCACGGTGCTTGGGGTGAAACGACACAAGCAGCACAACATTCGCCGCTTCTTCACCAGCCGCTGGGGGCAACTGCGTTTTGCCGAAGATTCGCCGCAGTTGCTCAGCCAAGTGGCCGCCGAACACGGCCGACTCCTGGTCTGGGCAGCACGCGAGCCGGAGGATCTGCAACGCCGTGCCGAACGCGCTGGCGTGGAGGTGTGGCGCATCGAAGATGGCTTTTTGCGCTCGAGCGGCCTGGGCGCGAACAACCGCCCGGCACGTTCACTGGTGCTCGACCGCAGTGGCATTCACTACGATGCCAGCCGGCCCAGCGACCTCGAGCAGATCCTTCAGCACAGCCCGTTCAGCCCCGCCGAACTGGCCGAGGCGGCGCGCTTGCGCGAAACCGCGGTGGCACTGGGGGCCAGTAAGTTCAACCTGCGCCAGGGGCCGCTGGGTCAGGTCAAGTCGGCGCCCGGTCAGCAGCGCGTGCTGGTGCCGGGGCAAGTCGAAGATGATGCCTCGGTGCTGCGCAGCGCAGGCGAGATTCGCAGCAACCTGCACCTGCTGCGCGCAGTGCGCGCCGCGCTGCCTGATGCCTGGATCGTCTATAAACCGCACCCGGACGTCGAAGCTGGTAAACGCCGCGGACGCGTGGCCGACGCTGAACTGGCCGGCCTGGCCGATCAGGTGCTGCGCGGGGTGGACATCGTCGCCCTGTACGGCCAGGTCGATGCCGTGCACACCTTGAGTTCAACCGCCGGCTTCGAAGCGCTGCTGCGCGGCGTGCCGGTGGTCACCTACGGCACACCGTTCTATGCCGGCTGGGGCCTTACCGAGGATCATCAGCCGCTGCCCCGGCGCAGCCGCCGTTTGACCCTGGATCAGTTGGTGGCCGGCGCCCTGTTGCGCTATGCGCGCTATGCCGACGTCCAGCATGCGCTGCCCTGCGATGCCTGGCACGCCCTCGCTTGTCTGGCCAGCCCGCGCCCTGCGCGGCTGCGCGAGCATGGGCGAGTGGCGCCGTTGCTCAACTACACCTGGACCATGCTCGGCCATCGCCGGCCGCTGGCCCCCGCAAAGGACTAG
- a CDS encoding phytanoyl-CoA dioxygenase family protein translates to MPVSIKDIGRCAALPWHFLQLATHAKSFENNPVLGSARLNALGLHVQRRQLAMAMAGCRRQALGKRLDPSEREHFEQNGFFIRENALPAEQFAALRAELGALRSTGWEMRQGRAVTRRVSLDQDVLAHNPASAAFVADRGVRDLIAYASSNSGGITYQLQSIIIDAANADHDPQTRLHADTFHPTAKAWLFLDDVADDQGPFSYVPGSHRLTPERLAWEYRQSLGAARSSEQMHREGSFRIDEAQLAELGLPQPRRFAVPANTLVVADTSGFHARCASRHASHRVEIYASLRRNPFLPWRGAHLFALPWIANHHMRWDVRLKRMMGFDKKSHWRFIEQLNAYEPVHI, encoded by the coding sequence ATGCCTGTATCGATCAAGGACATCGGCCGCTGCGCCGCGCTCCCCTGGCATTTCCTGCAGCTTGCCACCCACGCCAAATCGTTCGAGAACAACCCGGTGCTGGGCAGCGCCCGGCTCAATGCCCTGGGCCTGCACGTGCAGCGCCGCCAGTTGGCCATGGCCATGGCCGGCTGTCGCCGCCAGGCGCTGGGCAAGCGCCTGGACCCAAGCGAGCGTGAGCACTTCGAGCAGAACGGCTTTTTCATCCGCGAAAACGCCCTGCCGGCCGAGCAGTTCGCCGCTTTGCGCGCCGAGCTGGGCGCACTGCGCAGCACCGGCTGGGAGATGCGCCAAGGCCGCGCAGTGACGCGTCGGGTCAGCCTCGACCAGGATGTGCTGGCGCACAACCCGGCCAGCGCGGCGTTCGTCGCTGACCGTGGCGTGCGCGACCTGATCGCCTACGCCTCGTCCAACAGCGGTGGCATCACCTATCAGTTGCAGTCGATCATCATCGACGCGGCCAACGCCGACCACGACCCGCAGACCCGCCTGCACGCCGACACCTTCCACCCCACCGCAAAAGCCTGGCTGTTCCTCGATGACGTGGCCGACGACCAGGGGCCCTTCAGCTATGTGCCCGGCTCCCACCGCCTGACCCCTGAGCGCCTGGCTTGGGAATACCGGCAAAGCCTGGGCGCCGCACGCTCCAGCGAACAGATGCACCGTGAGGGCTCGTTCCGCATCGATGAAGCGCAATTGGCCGAACTGGGCCTGCCGCAACCGCGCCGCTTCGCCGTGCCGGCCAATACGCTGGTGGTGGCCGACACCTCAGGCTTCCACGCCCGTTGCGCCAGCCGCCACGCCAGCCACCGTGTGGAAATCTACGCAAGCCTGCGGCGTAACCCGTTCCTGCCCTGGCGCGGCGCGCACCTGTTCGCCCTGCCCTGGATCGCCAACCACCACATGCGCTGGGACGTACGCCTCAAGCGCATGATGGGGTTCGACAAGAAGAGCCACTGGCGTTTCATCGAGCAGCTCAATGCGTATGAGCCGGTGCATATCTGA
- the ydiJ gene encoding D-2-hydroxyglutarate dehydrogenase YdiJ has product MIAQLPAQVPAAHYSVFLEALRGSGFRGQISADYGTRTVLATDNSIYQRLPQAAVFPLDAEDVARIATLMGHERFREIRLTPRGGGTGTNGQSLTDGIVVDLSRHMNQILEINVEQRWVRVQAGVVKDQLNAALKPHGLFFAPELSTSNRATIGGMINTDASGQGSCTYGKTRDHVLELDTVLLGGERLHSQPIDDAALQQACAQPGRVGEVHRMAADIAEHQRELIERTFPKLNRCLTGYDLAHLRDEQGRFNLNSVLCGAEGSLGYVVEAKLNVLPIPKYAVLVNVRYSSFMDALRDANALMAHKPLSIETVDSKVLLLAMKDIVWHSVAEYFPEDAARPTLGINLVEFCGDDPAEVNARVAAFVAHLQSDSSVERLGHTLAEGAEAVTRVYVMRKRSVGLLGNVAGEVRPQPFVEDTAVPPERLADYIAEFRALLDSHGLAYGMFGHVDAGVLHVRPALDMKDPAQAALVKPISDAVAALTKRYGGLLWGEHGKGLRSEYVPEYFGELYPALQRLKGAFDPYNQLNPGKICTPPDSAEGLTKVDGVTLRGDLDRSIDERVWQSFTSAVHCNGNGACYNYDPNDAMCPSWKATRQRQHSPKGRASLIREWLRLQGAANIDVLAVSRGRLDWLKGLPQRLRNRWMQRRGQADFSHEVYEAMAGCLACKSCAGQCPIKVNVPDFRSRFLELYHTRYQRPLRDYLIGSLEFSIPYLAHAPAAYNAVMGSKWMSRLLADGVGMVDSPLLSRFNFQATLSRCQVGVASVPTLRELSPQQRARSIVLVQDAFTRYFETSLLAGFIDLADRLGYRVFLAPYSANGKPLHVQGFLGAFAKAAVRNARQLKALADCGVPLVGLDPAMTLVYRQEYTHVPGAEQCPQVLLPQEWLVDALPQQAVTHAGDFRLLAHCTEKTNVPASTGQWQKVFARLGLRLTTEATGCCGMSGTYGHEARNHDTSKTIFAQSWAGKLEQAGEPLATGYSCRSQVKRLADRQLRHPLEVVLQYAERRV; this is encoded by the coding sequence ATGATCGCCCAGCTGCCCGCCCAGGTTCCCGCCGCCCACTACAGCGTCTTTCTCGAGGCCCTGCGCGGCAGCGGATTCCGTGGCCAGATCAGCGCCGACTACGGTACCCGCACGGTGCTTGCCACCGACAACTCGATCTACCAGCGCTTGCCCCAGGCTGCGGTGTTCCCGCTCGACGCCGAAGACGTGGCGCGCATTGCCACGCTGATGGGCCATGAGCGCTTCCGCGAGATTCGCCTGACCCCACGCGGCGGCGGTACCGGCACCAACGGCCAGTCGTTGACCGACGGCATCGTCGTCGACCTGTCGCGGCACATGAACCAGATTCTCGAAATCAACGTCGAGCAGCGCTGGGTACGGGTGCAGGCTGGGGTGGTCAAGGATCAGCTCAACGCCGCGCTCAAGCCCCACGGGCTGTTCTTCGCCCCGGAACTGTCGACCTCCAACCGCGCCACCATCGGCGGCATGATCAACACCGACGCCAGCGGCCAGGGCAGTTGCACCTACGGCAAGACCCGCGATCACGTGCTGGAACTCGATACCGTGCTGCTCGGTGGTGAACGCCTGCACAGCCAGCCGATCGACGATGCCGCCCTGCAACAGGCCTGCGCCCAGCCCGGGCGGGTCGGTGAGGTGCACCGGATGGCCGCGGACATCGCCGAGCATCAGCGCGAACTGATCGAGCGCACCTTCCCCAAGCTCAACCGCTGCCTGACCGGCTACGACCTGGCGCACCTGCGCGACGAGCAGGGCCGCTTCAACCTCAATAGCGTGCTGTGCGGCGCTGAAGGCTCGCTGGGCTATGTGGTCGAGGCCAAGCTCAATGTGCTGCCGATTCCCAAGTACGCAGTGCTGGTCAACGTGCGCTACTCAAGCTTCATGGACGCCCTGCGCGATGCCAACGCGCTGATGGCGCACAAGCCGCTGTCGATCGAGACGGTGGATTCCAAGGTATTGCTGCTGGCGATGAAGGACATCGTCTGGCACAGCGTCGCCGAGTATTTCCCCGAAGATGCGGCGCGCCCGACCCTGGGCATCAACCTGGTGGAGTTCTGCGGCGATGATCCGGCTGAGGTCAATGCGCGGGTCGCAGCGTTCGTCGCCCACCTGCAATCGGACAGCAGTGTCGAGCGCCTGGGCCACACCCTGGCCGAAGGCGCCGAGGCGGTGACCCGGGTATACGTGATGCGCAAGCGCTCGGTGGGGCTGCTGGGCAACGTCGCCGGCGAAGTGCGCCCGCAGCCATTCGTCGAAGACACCGCCGTGCCGCCCGAGCGCCTGGCCGACTACATCGCCGAATTCCGCGCTCTGCTCGACAGCCACGGCCTGGCCTACGGCATGTTCGGCCATGTCGATGCCGGGGTGCTGCACGTACGCCCGGCGCTGGACATGAAAGACCCGGCCCAGGCGGCGCTGGTCAAGCCGATTTCCGACGCCGTGGCGGCGCTGACCAAGCGCTACGGTGGGCTGCTCTGGGGTGAGCACGGCAAGGGCCTGCGTTCGGAGTACGTACCGGAGTACTTCGGTGAGCTGTACCCGGCGCTGCAACGCCTCAAGGGCGCCTTCGACCCGTATAACCAGCTCAATCCGGGCAAGATCTGCACCCCGCCGGACAGCGCCGAAGGGCTGACCAAGGTCGACGGCGTGACCCTGCGCGGTGACCTTGATCGCAGTATCGATGAGCGGGTGTGGCAAAGCTTTACCAGCGCCGTGCACTGCAACGGCAATGGCGCCTGCTACAACTACGACCCCAACGACGCCATGTGCCCGTCGTGGAAAGCCACCCGGCAGCGTCAGCACTCGCCCAAGGGCCGTGCTTCGCTGATTCGCGAATGGCTGCGCCTGCAAGGGGCGGCGAACATCGACGTGCTGGCGGTCAGCCGCGGTCGGCTCGACTGGCTCAAGGGGCTGCCCCAGCGCCTGCGCAATCGCTGGATGCAGCGCCGGGGCCAGGCGGATTTCTCCCATGAAGTGTACGAGGCCATGGCCGGCTGCCTGGCGTGCAAGTCGTGCGCCGGACAGTGTCCGATCAAGGTCAACGTGCCGGATTTCCGCTCGCGCTTCCTTGAGCTGTACCACACCCGCTATCAGCGGCCGCTGCGCGACTACCTGATCGGCTCGCTGGAATTCAGCATTCCCTACCTGGCCCACGCGCCGGCGGCGTACAACGCGGTGATGGGCTCAAAATGGATGAGCCGCCTGCTGGCGGACGGCGTGGGCATGGTCGACAGTCCGCTGCTTAGCCGCTTCAACTTCCAGGCCACCCTGAGCCGCTGCCAGGTGGGCGTGGCCAGTGTGCCGACCCTGCGCGAGCTGAGCCCGCAGCAACGGGCGCGCAGCATCGTGCTGGTGCAGGATGCCTTCACCCGCTACTTCGAGACGTCACTGCTGGCCGGCTTCATCGACCTCGCCGATCGTCTCGGTTACCGGGTGTTCCTGGCGCCCTACAGCGCCAACGGCAAGCCGCTGCACGTGCAAGGCTTCCTCGGCGCCTTCGCCAAGGCGGCGGTGCGCAATGCCCGCCAGCTCAAGGCGTTGGCTGACTGCGGTGTGCCGCTGGTAGGGCTGGACCCGGCCATGACCCTGGTCTACCGCCAGGAATACACCCACGTGCCCGGCGCCGAGCAATGCCCCCAGGTGCTATTGCCGCAGGAATGGCTGGTCGACGCACTGCCCCAGCAGGCAGTGACCCATGCCGGCGATTTCCGCCTGCTGGCCCACTGCACGGAAAAGACCAACGTGCCCGCCAGCACCGGCCAGTGGCAGAAGGTCTTCGCCCGGCTGGGCCTACGCCTGACCACCGAAGCTACCGGCTGCTGCGGGATGTCCGGCACCTACGGGCACGAGGCGCGTAACCACGACACCTCGAAAACCATCTTCGCCCAGTCCTGGGCCGGCAAGCTGGAGCAAGCCGGCGAACCGCTGGCGACGGGCTATTCCTGCCGCAGCCAGGTCAAGCGCCTGGCCGACCGGCAGTTGCGTCATCCGTTGGAGGTGGTGTTGCAGTATGCCGAGCGGCGGGTATAA